A section of the Clostridium sp. TW13 genome encodes:
- the pflB gene encoding formate C-acetyltransferase has protein sequence MFKEWEGFKEGTWQEGIDVRNFIQKNYKLYEGDYSFLESKTDKTTKVWDKAYALIVEEVKKGIIDVATDRVSGIDNYDPGYIDKDNEVIVGLQTDAPLKRIVNPFGGMRMVQSSLQEYGYELDPEIEKHFPRYRKTHNEGVFDGYTKEIRLARSAGLLTGLPDAYGRGRIIGDYRRVTLYGIDYLIEEKKKDLDNLQGDMLDELIRKREEVSMQIRALGEIKSMASKYGVDISKPASNAREAAQYLYFGYLAGIKENNGAATSFGRTSTFLDIYIERDLEAGVISEKEAQEIVDQLIIKLRLVRHLRTPEYNELFGGDPTWVTESIGGVGINGKPLVTKNSYRYLHTLINLGTSAEPNLTVLWSDKLPENFKKYCAEISIKTDSIQYENDEVMRPVYGDDYAIACCVSAMKVGKEMQFFGARCNIAKSLLYAVNGGVDELKGIKVVPGIEQITDEYLDFNKVKANYFKVLEYVAKVYVDTMNIIHFMHDKYAYEAGQMALHDTAVERLMAFGIAGLSVAIDSLSAIKYAKVKPIRNEEGIAVDFEVVGEFPKYGNDDDRADDLGVEVVTKFSSELKKHPLYRDAKHTLSALTITSNVMYGKKTGTTPDGRKKGEPLAPGANPMHGRDINGALASLNSVAKIPYNEVCQDGVSNTFSIVPDALGKSEEQKVNNLVSILDGYFVQGAHHLNVNVLNRQTLIDAMENPDQYPTLTIRVSGYAVNFSRLSREQQLEVISRTFHESI, from the coding sequence ATGTTTAAAGAATGGGAAGGATTTAAAGAAGGAACTTGGCAGGAAGGCATTGATGTAAGAAACTTTATACAAAAAAATTATAAATTATATGAAGGCGATTATTCTTTTTTAGAAAGTAAAACTGATAAAACAACTAAGGTGTGGGACAAGGCTTATGCTTTAATAGTTGAAGAAGTTAAAAAGGGAATTATTGATGTAGCTACAGATAGAGTGTCAGGAATTGATAATTATGATCCGGGTTATATAGATAAAGATAATGAAGTGATAGTTGGATTGCAGACAGATGCACCACTAAAGAGAATTGTAAATCCATTTGGTGGTATGAGAATGGTTCAAAGCTCACTACAGGAATATGGTTATGAACTTGATCCTGAAATTGAAAAACATTTCCCTAGATATAGAAAAACTCACAATGAAGGAGTTTTTGATGGATATACAAAAGAAATAAGATTAGCAAGAAGTGCAGGACTTTTAACAGGTTTACCAGATGCTTATGGTAGAGGAAGAATCATAGGTGATTACAGAAGAGTGACTCTTTATGGTATAGATTATTTAATAGAAGAAAAGAAAAAAGATTTAGATAATCTTCAAGGGGACATGCTTGATGAACTAATAAGAAAAAGAGAAGAAGTATCAATGCAGATAAGAGCTTTAGGTGAAATTAAATCAATGGCATCTAAATATGGTGTTGATATATCTAAGCCAGCCTCAAATGCTAGAGAAGCTGCTCAATATTTATACTTTGGCTATTTAGCAGGAATAAAAGAAAACAATGGAGCTGCTACTTCATTTGGTAGAACTTCAACATTCCTTGATATATATATTGAAAGAGATTTAGAAGCAGGGGTAATTTCAGAAAAAGAAGCTCAGGAAATAGTAGATCAATTGATAATTAAGCTAAGATTGGTTAGACATTTAAGAACTCCAGAATATAATGAGTTATTTGGAGGAGACCCAACTTGGGTAACAGAATCCATTGGTGGAGTTGGTATAAATGGTAAACCACTTGTAACGAAGAATTCTTATAGATATTTACACACTTTAATTAATCTAGGAACTTCAGCTGAACCAAACTTAACTGTTTTATGGTCTGATAAGTTACCAGAAAACTTTAAGAAGTATTGTGCAGAGATATCAATTAAGACAGATTCAATTCAATATGAGAATGACGAAGTAATGAGACCAGTTTATGGTGATGATTATGCAATAGCTTGTTGTGTATCAGCAATGAAGGTTGGTAAGGAAATGCAATTCTTTGGAGCTAGATGCAATATAGCTAAATCATTATTATATGCTGTAAATGGTGGAGTAGATGAACTAAAGGGAATTAAAGTTGTTCCAGGAATAGAGCAAATTACTGATGAATATCTTGATTTTAATAAAGTTAAAGCAAATTACTTTAAAGTTTTAGAATATGTTGCTAAAGTTTATGTAGATACAATGAATATAATTCACTTTATGCATGACAAATATGCATATGAAGCAGGACAAATGGCTTTACATGATACAGCAGTTGAAAGATTGATGGCCTTTGGAATAGCAGGACTTTCAGTTGCAATAGACTCATTATCTGCAATAAAATATGCGAAGGTTAAGCCAATTAGAAATGAAGAAGGCATAGCTGTAGATTTTGAAGTTGTAGGGGAATTCCCTAAGTACGGAAATGATGATGATAGAGCAGATGATTTAGGAGTAGAGGTAGTTACTAAGTTCTCAAGTGAACTTAAGAAACATCCTTTATATAGAGATGCTAAGCATACATTATCAGCATTAACAATAACATCAAATGTTATGTATGGTAAGAAAACTGGTACAACACCAGATGGAAGAAAGAAGGGTGAACCACTAGCACCAGGAGCAAATCCAATGCATGGTAGAGATATAAATGGAGCACTTGCATCACTTAACTCAGTAGCTAAGATACCATATAATGAAGTGTGCCAAGATGGTGTTTCAAATACATTTTCAATTGTTCCAGATGCACTTGGAAAGAGTGAAGAGCAAAAAGTAAATAATCTAGTTTCGATATTAGATGGATACTTTGTTCAAGGAGCTCACCATTTAAATGTTAATGTTCTTAACAGACAAACATTGATTGATGCAATGGAAAATCCAGATCAATATCCAACACTAACAATCAGAGTTTCAGGATATGCAGTTAACTTCAGCAGATTGTCAAGAGAACAACAATTAGAAGTTATAAGCAGAACATTTCATGAATCAATTTAA
- a CDS encoding lysylphosphatidylglycerol synthase transmembrane domain-containing protein has translation MKNKIFNSIIVVVSACIFLSFFLFNKGLNSLIQEIKTLNPLWIALAIILMLLFWLFEMLTLYVITKTFYKADNLLIKSFKFEMIGQFFGAVSPFSAGSHPAQLYAMIEDGIPAGISGCILMIKFIIHQAINIIILILAVIFKFSYFNSRVNYFIYFCISGLIVHIFIMIFAVLFSISKNITSKILMFSIKCLNKFKLVKNVDSTYKEIEIELQSFHENASLMTKNIGMCIYASIFTILQWLAFFSIPYCIYRSFGFNSANILTMITAQIFLINFMAIIPLPGAEGGAEGGFYFIYSLFFKSSTILTAIFIWRLLTYYSAIAVGGVFAIVLPKSSKKKK, from the coding sequence ATGAAAAATAAAATATTTAATTCTATTATAGTAGTAGTTTCAGCTTGCATTTTTTTATCATTTTTCCTTTTTAATAAAGGATTAAATTCTTTAATCCAAGAAATAAAAACATTAAATCCTCTATGGATAGCATTAGCTATAATATTAATGCTTTTGTTTTGGCTCTTCGAAATGCTTACATTATACGTGATTACAAAAACATTTTACAAAGCAGATAATCTACTTATAAAATCTTTTAAGTTTGAGATGATTGGACAGTTCTTTGGTGCCGTGTCTCCTTTTTCAGCTGGAAGCCATCCAGCTCAGCTATATGCAATGATTGAGGATGGCATTCCTGCTGGAATATCTGGTTGCATTTTAATGATAAAATTCATAATACATCAAGCAATCAATATAATTATATTGATTTTAGCAGTTATATTTAAATTTAGCTACTTTAATTCAAGAGTTAACTACTTTATATATTTTTGCATTTCAGGACTTATTGTTCATATATTTATCATGATATTTGCAGTACTATTTTCAATAAGCAAAAATATAACCAGTAAAATTCTAATGTTTTCTATTAAATGCTTAAATAAATTTAAATTAGTGAAGAATGTAGATTCAACCTACAAAGAAATCGAAATTGAATTACAAAGTTTCCACGAAAATGCATCCTTAATGACTAAAAATATAGGAATGTGCATTTATGCCTCAATATTTACCATACTTCAGTGGTTAGCTTTTTTTAGTATACCTTATTGCATTTATAGAAGTTTTGGCTTTAATTCAGCTAACATATTGACCATGATTACTGCTCAGATATTTTTGATTAACTTCATGGCAATTATTCCTTTACCTGGAGCAGAAGGTGGCGCAGAGGGTGGTTTTTATTTTATATATAGTTTATTTTTTAAATCAAGTACAATACTAACAGCTATTTTTATATGGAGACTATTAACCTATTATTCAGCCATAGCTGTAGGTGGTGTATTTGCTATTGTATTACCAAAAAGCTCAAAGAAAAAGAAATAA
- a CDS encoding glycoside hydrolase family 31 protein: MQFTQDGKRLIGRSGSETIWIEPWGENSLRVRMTKEAHMDPNDWALIDTPASTACKITIEDVELVEPWIEESEKEKRAVKTQIAAIQNGEIIASFNGEGWLTFKNSDGKILTEEYWRDRNRIDRYCIPLIIKGRELKPITGTSDYALTLRFEAYEDEKIFGLGQYQEKVLNKKGATLELAHRNCQASVPFMMSSRGYGLLWNNPAIGTVNFGTNRTEWIAQNTKKLDYFITAGKTPAQIEEQYTNAVGKAPMMPEYGMGFWQCKLRYRTQEELLSVAREYKRRGIPLDVIVIDFFHWTKQGDFKFEPRDWPDPDAMIAELKEMGTELMVSVWPTVDSRSENYGPMSKEGYLISADRGMNINMNWMGETVFFDATHPGARDYVWQVSKKNYYDKGVRIFWLDEAEPEYGPYDFDLYRYHQGPALQCSNIYPAMYAKGYYDGMVAEGQENVCNLVRSAWAGSQRYGALIWSGDVSSTFRAFREQLQIGLNMGIAGIPWWTTDIGGFLGGYVKDKNFHELLLRWFAFGVFSPVFRLHGERVPHIEPEQAVIDGVAQMMSGSPNEIWSYGEENYETMKNYIEMRERLRPYIRNCMAEAHEKGTPVMRTMFYEFPEDSVCWTTDTQYMFGPDILVAPIFELGQRSREVYLPKGQFWKNAKTKEVFEGGQTLTVDAPINEIPLFVRAEKEYPIY; this comes from the coding sequence ATGCAGTTTACTCAAGATGGAAAACGTTTAATTGGAAGATCTGGATCAGAAACTATATGGATAGAACCATGGGGAGAGAATTCTCTACGTGTCCGCATGACAAAAGAAGCTCACATGGACCCAAATGATTGGGCTCTTATTGATACACCAGCAAGTACTGCTTGCAAGATTACAATAGAAGATGTTGAATTAGTTGAACCTTGGATTGAAGAATCTGAGAAAGAAAAACGTGCTGTAAAAACACAGATAGCAGCTATTCAAAATGGGGAAATCATTGCTTCATTTAATGGAGAAGGATGGTTAACATTTAAGAACAGTGATGGTAAGATACTTACCGAGGAGTATTGGAGAGATAGAAACCGTATTGATAGATATTGTATTCCACTTATCATTAAAGGAAGAGAATTAAAGCCTATTACAGGTACAAGTGATTATGCTTTAACTCTTCGTTTTGAAGCATATGAAGATGAAAAGATATTTGGTCTTGGACAATACCAAGAAAAAGTTTTAAATAAGAAGGGTGCAACATTAGAGTTGGCACACCGTAACTGTCAAGCAAGTGTACCTTTCATGATGTCAAGCCGTGGTTATGGCTTATTATGGAACAACCCTGCTATTGGAACTGTTAATTTTGGTACAAACCGTACTGAATGGATTGCACAAAATACAAAGAAACTAGATTATTTCATTACAGCTGGTAAAACACCTGCTCAAATTGAAGAGCAATACACAAATGCTGTAGGTAAGGCTCCAATGATGCCTGAATACGGAATGGGCTTCTGGCAATGTAAACTTAGATATAGAACTCAAGAAGAATTACTTTCTGTAGCTAGAGAATACAAGCGTCGTGGAATTCCACTAGATGTTATAGTAATTGACTTTTTTCATTGGACAAAACAAGGAGATTTCAAATTCGAACCTAGGGATTGGCCAGATCCTGATGCTATGATAGCAGAATTAAAGGAAATGGGAACAGAACTTATGGTTTCTGTATGGCCAACTGTTGATAGCCGTTCAGAAAACTATGGACCTATGTCAAAGGAAGGATATTTAATTTCTGCTGATAGAGGTATGAACATTAACATGAACTGGATGGGAGAAACAGTATTCTTTGATGCTACACATCCAGGTGCAAGAGATTACGTATGGCAGGTTAGCAAGAAGAACTACTATGACAAGGGTGTTCGTATATTCTGGCTAGATGAAGCTGAACCAGAATATGGTCCTTATGACTTTGATCTTTATAGATATCATCAAGGTCCGGCTCTACAATGTTCCAACATATATCCAGCTATGTATGCTAAGGGATATTATGATGGAATGGTAGCAGAAGGACAAGAAAATGTATGTAATCTAGTACGTTCTGCTTGGGCTGGCAGCCAAAGATATGGAGCTCTTATTTGGTCAGGAGACGTTTCTTCAACTTTTAGAGCTTTCAGAGAACAACTACAAATCGGACTTAACATGGGTATTGCAGGTATTCCATGGTGGACAACTGATATTGGAGGTTTCTTAGGTGGATATGTAAAGGATAAGAACTTCCATGAATTATTACTTCGTTGGTTTGCATTTGGAGTATTCTCACCAGTATTCCGTCTTCATGGAGAGCGTGTTCCTCACATTGAACCAGAACAAGCAGTTATAGATGGTGTAGCTCAAATGATGTCAGGTAGCCCTAATGAAATTTGGAGCTATGGTGAAGAAAACTATGAAACCATGAAGAATTACATTGAAATGAGAGAAAGACTTCGTCCATATATCAGAAACTGTATGGCAGAAGCTCATGAAAAGGGAACTCCTGTTATGAGAACTATGTTCTATGAATTTCCAGAAGACTCTGTTTGCTGGACTACAGATACACAATATATGTTTGGACCAGATATCCTAGTAGCACCTATATTTGAATTAGGTCAAAGAAGCAGAGAGGTTTATCTTCCAAAGGGACAATTTTGGAAAAATGCTAAAACAAAGGAAGTATTTGAAGGTGGACAAACATTAACTGTTGATGCACCAATCAATGAAATACCTCTATTCGTAAGAGCAGAAAAGGAATATCCTATATATTAA
- a CDS encoding AraC family transcriptional regulator, with product MKSKIYLKEKATHGTALIPIAIHHLSYEEGIDNFFYLHWHYEFEFVFVEEGAMVYTIEDKEYCIMAGEGLFIHSNKLHSARSLNGMKCEACVVLFHPNLFDNNNQGATYSKFIYPILNGEMEFKIHFKCEEKWQQEVMNIIREMDDFKYESFSENELLLKSKLFQVWHLCYKNSITVTSQGRKNRNYKLERMEPVLDYIHKNYKEEISLINLANILPMSEGQFCHSFKDVMNISPIAYVIRYRILQSCTLLTETDWKIADIARNVGFNNISYFNREFIKAIGCSPSKYRTET from the coding sequence TTGAAATCAAAGATATATTTAAAGGAAAAAGCTACACACGGAACTGCTCTTATCCCTATAGCAATTCATCACCTAAGCTATGAAGAAGGTATTGATAACTTTTTCTACTTGCACTGGCATTATGAATTTGAATTTGTTTTTGTGGAAGAAGGAGCCATGGTTTATACGATTGAAGATAAAGAATACTGTATTATGGCAGGAGAAGGATTGTTTATTCATTCCAATAAACTTCACTCTGCTCGATCACTTAATGGCATGAAATGCGAAGCCTGTGTTGTATTATTTCATCCAAATCTCTTTGATAATAATAACCAAGGGGCTACATACTCAAAATTTATTTATCCAATTTTGAATGGAGAAATGGAGTTTAAAATTCATTTTAAATGTGAAGAAAAATGGCAGCAAGAAGTGATGAATATAATCAGAGAAATGGATGATTTTAAATATGAAAGTTTTTCTGAAAATGAACTTCTTTTAAAAAGCAAACTTTTTCAGGTATGGCATTTATGCTATAAAAATTCAATAACAGTAACTTCTCAAGGTAGAAAAAATAGAAATTATAAACTAGAACGAATGGAGCCTGTTTTAGATTACATCCATAAAAATTATAAGGAAGAAATCTCACTAATTAACTTAGCTAATATTCTTCCTATGAGTGAAGGTCAATTTTGTCACAGCTTTAAAGATGTTATGAACATATCCCCAATTGCATATGTTATTCGCTACAGAATATTGCAGAGCTGTACTCTGCTTACTGAAACTGATTGGAAAATAGCTGATATTGCAAGAAATGTTGGCTTTAATAACATAAGTTATTTTAACAGAGAATTTATAAAAGCCATCGGCTGCTCTCCTAGCAAATATAGAACTGAAACTTAA
- a CDS encoding winged helix-turn-helix transcriptional regulator: MKKDLFGICPYVTSQKVLAGKWSILILHLLSDKESIRFNELQRMMPEEMTHATLSRQLKYLEQEGMIIRKDYGEIPPRVEYSLSGIGEKFRTVLDELEKWGQEYISNMKK; this comes from the coding sequence ATGAAAAAAGATTTATTTGGGATATGCCCTTATGTAACATCTCAGAAGGTTTTAGCAGGAAAATGGTCCATTTTAATTTTGCATTTATTATCTGATAAGGAATCTATACGATTTAATGAGCTTCAAAGAATGATGCCAGAGGAAATGACTCATGCAACTTTATCAAGACAGCTAAAGTACCTAGAGCAAGAAGGAATGATAATACGTAAAGATTATGGCGAGATACCACCAAGGGTGGAATACAGTCTTAGCGGAATAGGTGAGAAATTTAGAACTGTCTTAGATGAACTAGAAAAATGGGGGCAGGAGTATATTTCTAATATGAAAAAGTAA
- a CDS encoding pyridoxamine 5'-phosphate oxidase family protein, giving the protein MNKIVEALKGTGVFYIATVEGDQPHVRPFSSVCEFEDKAYICTNNTKKCYSQMITNSKVEISGMAKDGSWIRLTAKLVRDDRDEARAAMLADPTGPSNLYKVGDGIFEVFYLDDVSCTKYSFKADPETIA; this is encoded by the coding sequence ATGAATAAAATTGTTGAAGCACTTAAAGGAACAGGAGTTTTTTACATTGCAACTGTAGAAGGGGATCAGCCACACGTACGTCCATTTAGTTCTGTTTGCGAATTTGAGGATAAAGCATATATTTGCACAAATAACACTAAGAAATGTTACTCTCAAATGATTACAAATTCTAAAGTAGAAATTTCAGGTATGGCCAAAGACGGTTCATGGATTAGATTAACTGCTAAACTAGTAAGAGATGATAGAGATGAGGCTCGTGCAGCAATGCTTGCTGATCCTACTGGTCCTAGCAATCTTTATAAAGTTGGTGATGGTATTTTTGAAGTATTCTATCTTGATGATGTATCTTGTACAAAATACTCATTCAAAGCAGATCCCGAAACAATTGCATAG
- a CDS encoding AraC family transcriptional regulator gives MDWINSMQNAINYMEENILEEINYDKIAQQAYSSTYHFQRMFSMLTGFTVGEYIRNRRLTLAAQELSFSDAKVTDIAFKYGYETSEAFTKAFQRLHGVTPTVARQSGVNLKSFGRLSIQIVMKGEKEMNYKIVEKEAFKVFGLDFKTNVIDGQCYKDIPKFWAKCAEEGLAQKIVKIAGKPDNGLLDVGVIFDHNPQDGSMRYMIACDVPETDIPSEFKVLEIPSLTWAIFQVDGDTDEDIHEVWRRIGSEWFPASNYEHADAPELERYYGNRDTGSRCEIWIPVIKKSI, from the coding sequence ATGGATTGGATAAATAGTATGCAAAATGCAATTAACTATATGGAAGAAAATATTTTAGAGGAAATTAATTATGATAAGATTGCTCAGCAAGCATATTCTTCTACTTATCACTTTCAGCGTATGTTCAGTATGTTGACGGGCTTCACTGTTGGAGAATATATACGTAATAGAAGATTAACACTTGCAGCACAAGAACTATCATTTTCAGATGCGAAGGTCACAGATATTGCCTTTAAATATGGTTATGAAACATCAGAAGCATTTACTAAAGCCTTTCAAAGATTACATGGTGTAACTCCAACTGTTGCGCGCCAGTCAGGAGTTAACCTTAAATCATTCGGTCGTCTATCAATCCAAATTGTTATGAAAGGTGAGAAAGAGATGAATTATAAAATAGTTGAAAAGGAAGCATTCAAAGTCTTTGGTTTAGACTTTAAAACAAATGTTATTGATGGTCAATGTTATAAAGATATTCCTAAGTTCTGGGCAAAATGTGCTGAGGAAGGGCTTGCTCAAAAAATAGTTAAAATTGCTGGTAAGCCAGACAATGGACTTCTAGATGTAGGAGTTATATTTGATCACAATCCACAAGATGGGTCTATGCGTTACATGATAGCTTGTGATGTTCCTGAGACAGATATTCCATCTGAGTTTAAGGTTTTAGAAATACCTTCATTGACCTGGGCAATTTTTCAGGTTGATGGTGATACTGATGAAGATATACATGAAGTGTGGCGAAGAATAGGATCTGAATGGTTCCCGGCTTCAAATTATGAACATGCTGATGCTCCAGAACTTGAGAGGTACTATGGAAATAGAGATACAGGATCTAGATGTGAAATTTGGATACCTGTTATAAAAAAGAGTATATAA
- a CDS encoding alpha-galactosidase codes for MSIKFFEEYKAFKLDGKDTSYIIAIVDEEQFIGHVYYGKKIIDENVNYLLRTEEPPFVPTKNNRDRGSFYDSFPQEYSTHGIGDYRESCLAVRDVNGTTSCKLQYCSHKIYEGKEKLKNLPATFGNEKECTTLELICVDKHLNLEVVLVYTVFENLDVITRSVRIKNCGTDSINITKALSMCVDFDGMDYDMISLHGSWARERQISRRKVTHGRQVVSSLRGESSHQENPFIVLLDKDANDDYGNVYGFNFVYSGNFIAEVEGCQFDTTRVVMGINPCDFSWLLGANEEFVAPEVVMVYSNEGIGKMTRTFHDLYRNHLIRGKYKDKKRPILINNWEATYFDFNTEKLLSIAKEASKVGIEMLVMDDGWFGKRNKDNSSLGDWFVNEDKIQGGLKYLVDEVNKLGLEFGIWFEPEMISPDSDLYRAHPDWCIHVEGRTPTMSREQYVLDLTRKEVVDYVYESLKKILSSANIKYVKWDMNRQITDLGSTNIPAERHGEIFHRYVLAVYEMMDRLTTDFPDLLLENCSGGGARFDAGMLYYSPQIWCSDDTDAIERLKIQEGTAMVYPLSAMGAHVSDCPNHTVGRSTPFETRGYVALAGTFGYELDVTKISKEDRDMIPKQIEMYHKYNDLVRTGDYYRIANYSENNSFDSYEVVAKDKSEVLVTFVQVLGRPNYHSRRIKLKGLIEDAMYRNEETNEVYSGGALMHAGVNITGIYGDFAGKLLHLVREK; via the coding sequence ATGAGTATTAAATTTTTTGAAGAGTACAAAGCATTTAAACTTGATGGAAAGGATACATCCTATATTATTGCAATTGTAGATGAAGAACAATTTATAGGACATGTTTATTATGGAAAAAAGATTATAGATGAAAATGTAAACTATTTGTTACGTACAGAGGAGCCACCTTTTGTTCCAACTAAAAACAATCGTGATAGAGGATCTTTCTATGATAGTTTCCCACAAGAATATTCAACTCATGGAATTGGTGATTATAGAGAATCATGTCTTGCAGTAAGAGATGTAAATGGAACTACATCATGCAAGCTTCAATATTGTTCACACAAAATATATGAGGGAAAAGAAAAGCTTAAGAATTTACCAGCTACATTTGGTAATGAAAAAGAATGTACAACTCTTGAGCTGATTTGTGTTGATAAGCATTTAAATTTAGAAGTAGTTTTAGTATATACAGTATTTGAAAATCTAGATGTAATAACTAGAAGTGTTCGCATAAAGAATTGTGGTACCGACAGTATAAATATTACAAAAGCTTTATCTATGTGCGTAGATTTTGATGGTATGGATTATGATATGATTTCACTTCATGGATCTTGGGCTAGGGAAAGACAGATTTCAAGAAGAAAAGTTACTCATGGAAGACAAGTTGTTTCTTCGTTAAGAGGAGAATCTAGTCATCAAGAAAATCCATTTATAGTGCTTTTAGATAAGGATGCAAATGATGATTATGGTAATGTATATGGTTTTAATTTTGTTTATTCAGGAAACTTTATAGCAGAGGTTGAAGGTTGCCAATTTGATACTACAAGAGTAGTCATGGGAATTAATCCATGTGACTTTTCATGGCTTTTAGGAGCTAATGAGGAATTTGTAGCTCCAGAAGTAGTTATGGTATATTCAAATGAAGGTATAGGAAAGATGACAAGAACCTTCCATGATTTATATCGTAACCATTTAATAAGAGGAAAATATAAGGATAAGAAGCGTCCAATTTTGATTAATAACTGGGAAGCAACTTATTTTGATTTTAATACAGAGAAATTACTATCTATAGCTAAAGAAGCTTCTAAAGTTGGAATTGAAATGTTAGTTATGGATGATGGATGGTTTGGAAAGCGTAACAAGGACAATTCTTCACTTGGAGATTGGTTTGTTAATGAAGATAAGATACAAGGTGGCTTAAAATATCTTGTGGATGAAGTTAACAAGTTAGGATTAGAGTTTGGTATTTGGTTTGAACCTGAAATGATATCACCAGATTCTGATTTATATCGCGCACATCCAGATTGGTGCATACATGTTGAAGGTCGTACACCAACTATGAGCCGTGAACAATATGTATTAGATTTAACTAGAAAAGAAGTAGTTGACTATGTTTACGAAAGCTTAAAGAAGATTCTATCTAGTGCAAATATTAAATATGTAAAATGGGATATGAATAGGCAAATAACTGATTTAGGCAGCACTAATATTCCAGCAGAACGTCATGGAGAGATATTCCATAGATATGTACTAGCTGTATATGAAATGATGGATAGATTAACTACAGATTTCCCGGATTTATTATTAGAAAACTGTTCAGGTGGAGGAGCAAGATTTGATGCAGGTATGTTATACTATAGTCCTCAAATTTGGTGCTCTGATGATACAGATGCTATTGAAAGATTAAAAATTCAAGAAGGAACAGCAATGGTATATCCTTTATCTGCAATGGGTGCTCACGTTAGTGATTGTCCAAATCATACAGTTGGAAGAAGCACTCCTTTTGAAACAAGAGGGTATGTAGCTTTAGCTGGCACATTTGGATATGAATTAGATGTAACTAAGATATCTAAAGAAGATAGAGATATGATTCCAAAACAAATTGAAATGTATCATAAATACAATGATTTAGTTCGTACAGGAGATTATTATCGTATTGCAAATTACTCAGAGAATAACAGTTTTGATTCTTATGAGGTCGTAGCTAAAGATAAGTCAGAAGTTTTAGTCACATTTGTACAAGTCTTAGGAAGACCAAACTATCATAGCAGAAGAATCAAACTAAAGGGCTTAATTGAAGATGCAATGTACAGAAATGAAGAGACAAACGAAGTTTATTCAGGTGGGGCATTAATGCATGCAGGAGTTAATATAACAGGCATATATGGAGATTTTGCAGGAAAGTTACTTCATTTAGTAAGAGAAAAGTAG